Part of the Mus caroli chromosome 1, CAROLI_EIJ_v1.1, whole genome shotgun sequence genome, GCAGGAAGGGTCAGCAACTGACAGAGAAGCATTTTGCTAGTCTGACAACTGTATGACTAAAGGACATGTTACTAACTTAACCAACTGCCTCTCACTCTGCTGTACACTCAACATGTCAGAAGGCTGGAAATGGTGTCGGATTTAGAAGCTGCCTATTGTGTGGGAAACCTGCTActtgttttcattaaataaagTGCTATGACATACTAACCCTCATGTTACAAGTTCATGATTTTATCTTTACTACTACCTAGACATACAAAGTACTCCTGAGCCGAAAGgcacctctctctccacatggtttTGGAACTAGCACAACTTATTttaacagagagaaagacaccaaCCTGGAAGGGTTGCACTCCCTGGATTTTGACAGCCGAGTCTTTTATTTAGGATGGAGTAGGGCCTCCCAAAGAACCCACAACAAAGCATCCctcatttggtttggtttatctacctgtctctccAATGGGTCATTACAGGTTGTTTTCCCCCATCAAAACACCAGTGTTGGGATCAAAAGTGCTTGAGAAGATCCAGGTGAAGTTCCCCAGCGCTTCGAGAATATGAGAATGACCTCTGACACCCCAGTGCTGTGTCACagtagctcctcctcctcctcctcctcttcctcctcagatgCGTGGCTCtcagactcctcctcctcttgatccaagagttttttaaaaacttgaaactcctcaacagaggaacaggCTGTCCTGGCCAAAAACTCAGCTTCAGAAACTCTGAGAATGTTCTTCAGTGAGGGATTAGGGATCTGTGTCTGCCCCTTCTTATCAGGGGTCTGGTACCGTCCAAGGCGCTCCAGGTAAATGTGTCTCTGCTTGATCTTGGTTATTGAATACTGTAAGAAATCCGTCCTGACTATGTCTAGGTGTGTGAGTCCCATCCTGAAATATGCATACTGAAAGATACAAACATAAACCCTGAAGCCTGTCATTCCAACTCAAAACAAACTTTAGTCCAAAATCATTAGTTGCCTAATTAGAAATGGTAGAATAGCCACTGTATAATACCAACACTTGTATGAAATCTCAGTTTTCAAAGCATTTCCAAATTCAAGCTGAGAAAAATGCAGCAGAAAACAAAGGGGCATACAGGGATATACTTTTCTTTAAATAGGGCAACAAAAATCATGAGTGCAGGAAAAATCAGACCCAAAGAAATCCTAAGATACCTAGGAACCTTTAaacacatgtgtgagcatgcagcTTGTTTTACCTGAGTATGTCCCAGCAGTGCTTGAGAGGTCAGAGACCAGGCCTCCACGGACTCTACCTGCCATCTCCCCACAGGGTGCTGGGGCACTGGGCATCCAGCTTAGGTGGTACTGGGGATatggactcaggtcctcacaccagctttgtttgcttgtttggttggttattaGAGACATGGTCTCTAcatagcctttgctgtcctggaactcactgtgtagaccatgctggcctcaaactcagagatccgcctgcctctgcctctggagtgctaagattaaaggagTGCCTGCACTGCCATCACAGCTATGCACAAGTGCTTATGACCTATCTGTCACTCAACTTTTTGGGCAACTGTCACAATTTCTTAATCTCCCACACAAAAAGACGCTCCAAGGGTTGTAAAGTTTACCTACTTGGACCTGGAATGGACCTGGCCACTCACTGTCAAGGAAGCAGAGCTAAACAACAGGTTTGCGttggagaggagagaactgaGGTGTTTTACTCAGAGGCTTCATTCAGACCCTATTCAGCTTTAAAAACCTGAACACTCTGCCATCATCGGCCTAGTTGCTTACTCTCACCTGGAATTTGTATTCTAGCTCGTTGGGGTCCTCCTGCAAAACAGTGGGGCATCTGTGCAGAACGTCTGTGATGTGCTGTGCCGTGAACAAGCACTTCTCCCTGAGGACCTTCACAACTCGGTCAATGTCCCGCTGATGCATGGTGAAAACCTCAGGGCAAACGGACAGCACCCGCCTCAGTTTCCCTGTAGAGTGTTAAGCAAAGCAAAGCATGTTAACTTCAGCATATTCCCAAAAGCCAAGGGCTTAACAACATGTAGGGGCTGGTAGATgagtcagtgggtaaaggcacctgccagcAAGCCtggaacttgagttcaatccccaagacccacattgTCGCAGCAATCAACTCTAGTTGTCTTGTGGCACCCACATGGGGGCACAGCAGGAGCCTCTCCCTCCACAGGATTGCCCGTTCAGAGATCGACCTTCATGAAGCACCATGCAAAGGACTCTTCACAGACCCAACGACCCTCCCTATGTCCCTGCCTTTTTCTAGGCTTCTATCTGAAGGTGCCAACTTCATATTCTAGGTCTCCTCTTGCTTGCCTAGCATAGAAAGCTTCCCGGGGATTCACTGCAGAACGTTAGAGGAGAGTGGTTTCCTACACAGTGGGGCTCTGGCTGCTGCTTCTCTCTGTATAATCTAGAGATTGTATAGAGTCTAACAATCTCTAGAATTGAGAGTCTGAGCTCAATGAAGAGGACTTTGGAAACAACAATGGTAGGAACAAGAATATTCAGAACACACAATTATAAGTAGTCTGAGCGTGACCATGTGGTATATCCAACtgtattattgtttgttttgtagggTCTCCTTGGTAGGCCTGGAACCTGCAGAGCTCCATCCTCCTGTCTATAGAGTctaattaaaagcatgcactaccacacccagcctcccCGTGTTTTACTGAGTTACATTAGTAACTGTATTCAGACAAATGGTATAAGCAGGGCTGTCCCAGACAGAGTGAAACAAATGGTCTTCTGAGGAATAGTTGTGCCGATTTAAAAACTGGAAACTTAAAAGCCACTTAAGACTGTTAACTAACTTTCCTAACAGCCTAGCTTCCACGTGAAGAGGCGTTTCCAAAGTGTAAGCTTTATTTTCACCTCTCAGGCTGTGCTTCACATACTGACTGAGCTTGGGCTTAGATGATGTTGCAAGAGACAACGTGTCAAGGGGAACACAGTTATCTTTTTGCTTATCTTCTAGAGGAGGCCTGCAGAGACACCAAACACAGTGGGCTCTAAGCCTCCCCACTTTGGGGGTGAAATCTTACCAGGAACAGTCAgtaatgaaataaaagcagtc contains:
- the Mterf4 gene encoding transcription termination factor 4, mitochondrial isoform X2, with the translated sequence MASLVPEWHRLLALSWACLVRQTPHLRDQKQTSPSLSCKLTTVPGRGSVQEFSSITPQKYVQEPENRTRLVQCLHGEQKPCVDPESLEPAKVIRSLQDMGFAEAHINSLCSIQPSVHPQQLLDIVSELLLLGLNPEPVFNALKKNPQLLKLSNMQMKRRSSYLRKLGLGEGKLRRVLSVCPEVFTMHQRDIDRVVKVLREKCLFTAQHITDVLHRCPTVLQEDPNELEYKFQYAYFRMGLTHLDIVRTDFLQYSITKIKQRHIYLERLGRYQTPDKKGQTQIPNPSLKNILRVSEAEFLARTACSSVEEFQVFKKLLDQEEEESESHASEEEEEEEEEELL